One genomic segment of Bacteroidota bacterium includes these proteins:
- a CDS encoding T9SS type A sorting domain-containing protein yields the protein MKNNKFNIKEYSALSLSFIAVSASLQGQVIYTDIEPDAVLEYSGGVIGIDMDNDGTYDFAFKNTVFSNYSTLYHTSFRYERILAGPVYTPLNLIAGSRKTYGGSYAGSFYVYFPYALEEGALITPPALHFQNYGFQRMAFADYYYSPWLGWTTWDGGLWFPEKIEHFIGVRFIDDDSLYHHGWIRCSVIDTGHTLIIHDYAYESQPNHPIAAGSLETYVDIENNNPLYSIYSFGNTIYYHLPSEDLGSEITLFDLAGRIIYSGIISETYSSISPNCLPGIYVVRITTSTQSITRKVSIGN from the coding sequence ATGAAAAATAATAAATTCAACATTAAGGAGTATTCTGCACTTAGCTTATCCTTTATAGCAGTATCCGCATCATTACAAGGCCAAGTTATTTATACGGATATAGAACCAGATGCTGTGTTAGAATATTCGGGTGGTGTAATAGGTATTGATATGGATAATGATGGCACTTATGATTTTGCATTTAAAAACACCGTATTCTCAAATTATTCTACATTATATCATACAAGTTTTAGATATGAAAGAATTTTGGCAGGTCCAGTATATACTCCATTAAATTTAATTGCGGGTAGCCGAAAAACATACGGTGGATCTTATGCTGGTTCATTTTACGTATATTTTCCCTATGCACTTGAGGAAGGTGCTTTAATTACACCACCTGCTTTACATTTCCAAAATTATGGGTTTCAACGAATGGCTTTTGCTGATTATTATTATTCTCCATGGTTAGGATGGACAACTTGGGATGGCGGTCTCTGGTTTCCAGAAAAAATAGAACATTTTATCGGAGTACGTTTTATTGATGATGATAGTTTATATCATCATGGCTGGATAAGATGTAGTGTTATAGACACCGGTCACACATTAATAATTCATGATTATGCGTATGAATCTCAACCAAATCATCCTATAGCAGCAGGCAGTTTAGAAACGTATGTAGATATAGAAAATAATAATCCGCTTTACAGTATTTATAGTTTTGGTAATACCATTTATTATCATTTACCATCGGAAGATCTTGGTTCTGAAATAACCCTATTTGATTTGGCAGGTAGAATAATTTATTCAGGAATAATTAGTGAAACCTATTCTTCAATTTCACCTAATTGTTTACCCGGAATTTATGTTGTCCGTATTACAACATCCACACAAAGTATAACAAGGAAAGTATCTATTGGTAATTGA
- a CDS encoding tetratricopeptide repeat protein — protein sequence MLKPDFDDHAEEADLVELIELFERFVETKEQHYFDEESLERILEFYEMRNDFEKMEMVADYAIEQNPYSSEFLIRKAELQLQKKDYKACLEWLDKAIILDSHDIDIYLIKSDVFIETNQIDGAQEILEQALQMVDTDEHDVIYAQLSDIFEMKEDFESAYDALSKALTLNPKSEDALQKTAHIVEMTDKFDESIKLHSEIIEKDPYLWLAWYNLGRAYTGVGLYEKALDAFEFVNAINEDYDLAYREAADVHYRKEEFEKAIQMFETAHDKSGGFEDYSFRIGLCYERNDNLKEARFHYRKAVRLDPFLDEAFFRIGETYRTEERFEAAIVNYKKALKIDEDNEFYLSALIRLYHKLDREVDALSYQRRLVNSRSEIPSYWIDLIQLLYAQEEYAEALELTNDALTRCGTYVEFYYLQSMLLWKTGKQKESMSVLEHALATDFKHHSILLEVDDAFFHLDQVMELVEIYK from the coding sequence ATGCTAAAGCCGGATTTTGATGACCATGCTGAAGAAGCTGACTTAGTTGAGTTGATTGAACTATTTGAGCGTTTTGTTGAAACAAAGGAGCAACATTATTTTGATGAAGAATCATTAGAGCGCATTCTTGAGTTTTATGAGATGCGGAATGATTTTGAAAAAATGGAAATGGTAGCAGATTATGCTATCGAACAAAACCCTTACTCTTCGGAATTTCTTATTCGCAAAGCAGAATTACAATTACAAAAAAAAGATTATAAAGCTTGTCTGGAATGGTTGGATAAAGCCATTATTCTCGACAGTCATGATATTGATATTTATTTGATAAAAAGCGATGTATTTATTGAAACAAATCAGATAGATGGCGCACAGGAAATTTTAGAGCAGGCATTGCAAATGGTGGATACGGATGAACACGATGTTATCTATGCGCAGTTGAGTGATATTTTTGAAATGAAAGAAGATTTCGAATCAGCTTATGATGCATTATCAAAAGCACTTACATTAAATCCAAAAAGTGAAGATGCGTTGCAAAAAACTGCGCATATTGTAGAGATGACAGATAAGTTTGATGAGAGTATAAAACTGCATTCAGAAATCATTGAAAAAGATCCTTATTTATGGTTAGCATGGTATAATCTCGGTCGTGCTTATACCGGTGTGGGTTTATATGAAAAAGCGTTGGATGCATTTGAATTTGTAAATGCAATTAATGAAGATTATGATCTTGCTTATCGTGAAGCAGCAGATGTACATTATCGCAAAGAAGAATTTGAAAAAGCAATTCAGATGTTTGAAACTGCGCATGATAAAAGTGGTGGTTTTGAAGATTATAGTTTTCGTATTGGCTTGTGTTATGAAAGAAATGATAATTTAAAAGAAGCGAGATTTCATTATCGCAAAGCTGTGCGTTTAGATCCTTTTTTGGATGAAGCTTTTTTTAGAATTGGCGAAACATATCGCACTGAAGAAAGATTTGAAGCAGCGATTGTGAATTATAAAAAAGCATTGAAGATTGACGAGGATAATGAATTTTATTTATCTGCACTTATCCGTTTGTATCATAAGTTAGATCGTGAGGTTGATGCATTATCCTATCAACGCAGATTGGTAAATAGTCGCAGTGAAATACCAAGTTATTGGATTGATTTAATTCAATTATTATATGCACAAGAAGAATATGCCGAAGCTTTAGAATTAACTAATGATGCATTAACCCGTTGCGGTACTTATGTAGAATTTTATTATCTGCAAAGTATGTTGCTTTGGAAAACAGGTAAGCAAAAAGAAAGCATGAGTGTATTAGAACATGCGTTAGCCACCGACTTCAAACATCATTCAATACTACTTGAAGTGGATGATGCATTTTTCCATCTTGATCAGGTAATGGAGTTGGTGGAGATTTATAAATAG